A stretch of DNA from Limibacillus sp.:
GTTCTGACATTCTCCCCCTCCCTTATTTCTCGTCGCTCTTGGCGGCGGGCTTCTTGGCTCCAGAAGACTTGGAAGCCGGGGATTTAGACGCCGAAGCCTTGGACCCGGAGCTCTTCGCGCCGGAACTCTTGGCGGCGGGCTTCTTGGCGGGCGCCTTCTTGGCCCCGCCAGAGCTGCCGGAGCCGCTCTTCAGGCCCAGCGCCTCGATCACGCCTTCGTGGACGACCTTGCCGTCCTTGGTGATCAGCGTGCCCTTGACCAGATCGTCGTCCCAGTTGATCGCAAGCGTCTTCTTCTCCTTGTCGACCAGCGTCTCAAGGAAGTTGTAGAGGTTGCGCGAGAAGAGCGAGGAGGCGTCGACGGGCAGGCGGCCCGGCACGTTGCGGTGACCGACGATCAGGACGCCGTATTTCTCCACGACCTCGCCGACCTTGGTCAGTTCGCAGTTGCCGCCGTTCTCGGCGGCGATGTCCACGATGACCGAGCCGGGCTTCATGGTCTTCACCATGGCCTCTGTGATCAGCTTGGGCGCGGGACGGCCCGGGATCAGCGCCGTGGTGATCACCATGTCCTGCTTTTTCAGGGTCTCGGCGACCAGTTCGGCCTGCTGCTTCTTGTAGTCGTCCGACATCTCCTTGGCGTAGCCGCCGGAGGTCTCGGCCTGCTTGAACTCCTCGTTCTCGACCGCGACGAAGCTGCCGCCCAGGCTCTCGACCTGCTCCTTGGCGGCGGGGCGCACGTCGGTGGCGGAGACGATGGCGCCCAGGCGCTTGGCCGTGGCGATGGCCTGAAGGCCGGCGACGCCGGCGCCCATCACGAAGACCTTGGCCGGGGGCACGGTGCCCGCCGCCGTCATCATCATGGGAAAGGCGCGGCGGAACACGGCGGCGCCGTCCAGCACGGCCTTGTAGCCAGCGAGGTTGGCCTGCGAGGACAGGATGTCCATGGACTGAGCCCGGGTGATGCGCGGCATCAGCTCCATGGCGAAACAGGTGAGCCCGGCCTTGGCCGCGGTCTCCAACCCTTCACCGGCGCGGTAGGGGTCGAACCCGCTGATCAGGACCGCGCCCTTGGGCAGCAGCGCGAACTCGTCTGTGCCCTCGTCCTTGGTCATGGGGCGGCGGACCTTCAGGACCACCTCCGCTCCGGAGAGCGTGGACTTCGCGTCCTTGGCGATCTTGGCGCCGGCCTTCTCATAAGCCTCGTCGGTGACGGCGGCCTTCAATCCGGCGCCGCTTTCGACCACAACGTCCAGCCCCAGCGCGA
This window harbors:
- a CDS encoding Re/Si-specific NAD(P)(+) transhydrogenase subunit alpha, producing MKIAIPKEIRDDEQRVAASADTVKRMIALGLDVVVESGAGLKAAVTDEAYEKAGAKIAKDAKSTLSGAEVVLKVRRPMTKDEGTDEFALLPKGAVLISGFDPYRAGEGLETAAKAGLTCFAMELMPRITRAQSMDILSSQANLAGYKAVLDGAAVFRRAFPMMMTAAGTVPPAKVFVMGAGVAGLQAIATAKRLGAIVSATDVRPAAKEQVESLGGSFVAVENEEFKQAETSGGYAKEMSDDYKKQQAELVAETLKKQDMVITTALIPGRPAPKLITEAMVKTMKPGSVIVDIAAENGGNCELTKVGEVVEKYGVLIVGHRNVPGRLPVDASSLFSRNLYNFLETLVDKEKKTLAINWDDDLVKGTLITKDGKVVHEGVIEALGLKSGSGSSGGAKKAPAKKPAAKSSGAKSSGSKASASKSPASKSSGAKKPAAKSDEK